A genomic region of Sphingomonas sp. IW22 contains the following coding sequences:
- a CDS encoding 2Fe-2S iron-sulfur cluster-binding protein, whose protein sequence is MTRVRFVAADGETVREVIAQAGDRLLDVAQTDNQPLEGTCEGQMACSTCHVIIAPEDFALLPPASEEEEDMLDLAAGATRTSRLACQIWIENGWEAMTVRLPPERRDLSGRA, encoded by the coding sequence ATGACACGGGTCCGCTTTGTTGCCGCCGACGGCGAAACCGTCCGCGAAGTAATTGCCCAGGCCGGCGACCGGCTGCTCGATGTGGCACAGACTGACAATCAGCCGCTGGAGGGCACGTGCGAGGGGCAGATGGCCTGTTCCACCTGTCACGTAATCATCGCGCCAGAGGATTTCGCGCTGCTTCCGCCCGCGAGTGAGGAGGAAGAGGATATGCTCGACCTTGCCGCCGGTGCGACGCGGACGAGCCGGCTGGCGTGCCAGATATGGATCGAAAACGGGTGGGAGGCGATGACCGTTCGTCTCCCGCCCGAGCGTCGTGACCTGTCGGGCCGCGCCTGA
- a CDS encoding cysteine desulfurase family protein: MIYLDYQATTPLAPAALAAMLPWLEAQHANPHSAHAPGRAARAAVEVARAAAAALLPAGGRVAFTSGATEALNWAIKGTTGPIVTLATEHAAVLDTVAAEVRRGREATVLPVGTDGLVDLSLAEGAIVPGTGLVVAMLVNNEIGVIQPVAALGELARRAGALMLCDAVQGYGRVDLPDGCDLIAISAHKIHGPKGIGALWMRDGVEPSALLHGGGQEAPGRSGTLSPALCAGFGAAARLAAERRAADIAHVAALFDAACQALRVAEAGGWQLNGSREHRYRGNLNVRRDGLDVARLMSDCRDIAFSAGSACASGSGRSSHVLRAIGLSDQEARSSIRIGFGRDTDRDSLVAALERIDAAAHGQRMAA, encoded by the coding sequence ATGATCTATCTCGACTATCAGGCGACGACTCCGCTGGCGCCGGCGGCACTCGCGGCCATGCTGCCCTGGCTTGAGGCGCAGCACGCTAATCCACACAGCGCTCACGCCCCCGGTCGCGCGGCCCGGGCCGCAGTGGAGGTCGCGCGCGCAGCGGCCGCGGCCTTGCTGCCGGCGGGCGGTCGTGTGGCCTTCACCAGCGGCGCGACCGAAGCGCTCAACTGGGCGATCAAGGGCACAACCGGCCCGATCGTGACGCTGGCCACCGAACATGCCGCTGTGCTGGACACCGTGGCTGCGGAGGTGCGACGCGGCCGCGAAGCGACGGTGCTGCCGGTCGGCACCGACGGCCTTGTCGATCTGTCGCTGGCAGAGGGTGCGATTGTGCCCGGCACCGGGCTGGTGGTGGCGATGCTGGTCAATAACGAGATCGGCGTGATCCAGCCTGTTGCCGCGCTTGGCGAACTGGCGCGCCGGGCGGGTGCCCTTATGCTGTGCGACGCGGTGCAGGGATATGGCCGGGTCGATCTGCCCGATGGCTGCGACCTGATCGCGATTTCGGCGCACAAGATCCACGGGCCAAAGGGCATTGGCGCGCTGTGGATGCGCGACGGCGTCGAGCCGTCGGCGCTGCTGCACGGCGGAGGGCAGGAGGCACCCGGACGATCCGGTACGCTCAGCCCCGCATTATGTGCCGGGTTCGGCGCGGCGGCACGGCTGGCGGCGGAACGACGTGCTGCGGACATTGCCCATGTGGCGGCTTTGTTCGACGCCGCATGTCAGGCATTGCGCGTCGCGGAAGCGGGAGGCTGGCAACTGAATGGATCACGCGAACATCGTTATCGGGGCAATCTCAATGTCCGACGCGACGGGCTGGATGTCGCGCGCCTGATGTCGGATTGTCGCGACATCGCTTTTTCGGCGGGATCGGCATGCGCCAGCGGCTCAGGCCGCTCCAGCCATGTGCTGCGCGCCATCGGCCTGTCGGATCAGGAGGCACGGTCGAGCATCCGTATCGGTTTTGGCCGCGATACCGATCGCGACAGTCTGGTGGCGGCGCTGGAGCGGATCGACGCTGCGGCGCATGGCCAAAGGATGGCGGCATGA